The following proteins are encoded in a genomic region of Roseisolibacter agri:
- the alr gene encoding alanine racemase: MPAESNPAVLAPTGVVRPDAGADADLCADRQRAWVDVDLAALVRNARRVQAHARVPLLPMVKADAYGLGAIPVARALRALSPWAFGVAAVHEGEALRDAGITDRIVVFTPLLASELPRAHAAGLTPSLHRGDDVRAWAAIGGDAWHLSIDTGMSRAGVRWDAVDALHDAIRAHPPEGAYTHFHSADTDDASRAEQEARFDAAVRALPARPQVVHAENSPGAERAQGGSRWDVVRPGVFLYGVSAGAVLEAEPVAHLRARVVDVRDLRDGETVSYGATWTARGPARIATVAAGYADGYRRALSNRGVALLHGREVPVAGRVTMDMTMLDVTGVPCAVGDVATLIGRDGDALLTVSDVADRAEMSPYELLTGLRQRVPHLHHDA; this comes from the coding sequence ATGCCCGCAGAATCTAACCCCGCCGTCCTCGCGCCGACCGGCGTCGTGCGCCCCGACGCGGGGGCGGACGCGGACCTCTGCGCGGACCGCCAGCGCGCGTGGGTCGACGTCGACCTCGCCGCGCTGGTGCGCAACGCACGACGCGTGCAGGCGCACGCGCGCGTGCCGCTGCTGCCGATGGTGAAGGCCGACGCGTACGGGCTCGGCGCGATCCCGGTGGCGCGCGCGCTGCGGGCGCTGTCGCCGTGGGCGTTCGGCGTCGCGGCGGTGCACGAGGGTGAGGCGTTGCGCGATGCCGGCATCACCGATCGCATCGTCGTCTTCACGCCGCTGCTGGCGAGCGAGCTGCCGCGCGCGCACGCGGCCGGGCTCACGCCGTCGCTGCATCGCGGCGATGACGTGCGCGCGTGGGCCGCGATCGGCGGCGACGCCTGGCACCTGTCGATCGACACGGGCATGAGCCGGGCGGGCGTGCGCTGGGACGCCGTCGACGCGCTGCACGACGCCATCCGCGCGCATCCGCCCGAGGGCGCGTACACGCACTTCCATTCCGCCGACACGGACGACGCGTCGCGTGCGGAGCAGGAGGCGCGCTTCGACGCCGCGGTGCGTGCCCTCCCCGCGCGACCGCAGGTGGTGCACGCCGAGAACAGCCCGGGCGCGGAGCGCGCGCAGGGCGGCTCGCGATGGGACGTCGTGCGGCCGGGGGTGTTCCTCTACGGCGTGTCGGCCGGCGCGGTCCTGGAGGCCGAGCCGGTGGCGCACCTGCGCGCGCGCGTCGTGGACGTGCGCGACCTGCGCGACGGCGAGACGGTGAGCTACGGCGCGACGTGGACGGCGCGCGGGCCGGCACGGATCGCGACGGTGGCGGCGGGGTACGCGGACGGCTATCGGCGGGCGCTGTCCAACCGCGGGGTGGCGCTGCTGCACGGGCGCGAGGTCCCGGTGGCGGGGCGCGTCACGATGGACATGACGATGCTCGACGTCACCGGCGTGCCCTGCGCCGTGGGCGACGTGGCTACGCTGATCGGCCGGGACGGCGACGCGCTGCTGACCGTGAGCGACGTCGCGGACCGCGCCGAGATGTCGCCGTACGAGCTGCTGACCGGGCTGCGCCAGCGCGTCCCGCACCTCCACCACGACGCATGA